A region of Paraburkholderia sp. BL23I1N1 DNA encodes the following proteins:
- a CDS encoding ATP-binding protein, producing the protein MHASFAETSRALESETINHILVSATPIGLCIVRQGDYSIITANALAGQLLHIEPDSSRLPAHMVGEFSAQAPDKPSATAFAKVAAFVARAQPVQSHAYSSPTATQPAMQQVPQPLPQPQPDESDAVPAQFLQFTYAPARYANEDVLFCAILDVTARHALEQHLRLAQQSSETMMRARSNFFASMSHEIRTPLNALLGNLELFARTPGLEAHAQRLTTLGVAADALRRIVNDILDFSKIDAGEMRLTSESFRPIDDFENIALSYASMTADRAIRFYSHLSPTLDQLLRGDRTRIAQIVNNLLSNAFKFTSCGKITLNGEVQDDLQGRPVLTFRVCDSGIGMDQTLVARIFNPFEQGETSTSSRYGGTGLGLSICARLCELMGGHISVESVLGVGSAFSVSIPLAPPPDELRAPAVEPARRGNALVLCQERESGQILERWFRRAGWAVHTLTPLRGAEAWLRVNRPEVMAVSGEYSLEAIAALRAVQAVGVVWITRTGPHRPTVRGEGVLEASEFSRTAILSAVDMAAEGGGGADSVAALPGDAAVAPQPAVNPALQGLTVLVAEDNPLIQTLIVEQLDALGCVPTIAGDGRQALVAFEQGCFDVVLSDIHMPVMDGYALLVALRKAHEDLPVLAFSAVTDGQQQEGWRERGFTGYVAKPASLGELEAALLAVVSAGLPPAAVAGAGAAATTSGAQKQTQTQAGPAVSATPIASATIDPAAALNADDKTRYMAMLKEHLQDDLPRLLAIVDQEDKDALAGWAHSAGGGFLVVQERQFAQQCRELQRLCENSERWTTEMDERAISLHEAVCDHFGLDEESMH; encoded by the coding sequence TTGCACGCCTCCTTTGCGGAAACGTCGCGCGCGCTGGAAAGCGAGACCATCAATCACATTCTGGTGAGCGCGACGCCGATCGGCTTGTGCATCGTTCGTCAGGGCGACTACTCGATCATCACGGCCAATGCGCTGGCCGGCCAGCTGCTGCATATCGAACCGGACAGCAGCCGCTTGCCGGCGCACATGGTCGGCGAGTTTTCGGCGCAGGCGCCGGACAAGCCGTCGGCGACGGCGTTTGCGAAAGTCGCCGCGTTTGTCGCGCGGGCGCAGCCCGTTCAGTCGCACGCGTATTCATCGCCAACGGCGACACAACCGGCGATGCAACAAGTGCCTCAGCCGTTGCCGCAGCCGCAACCCGACGAGAGCGACGCGGTGCCCGCCCAGTTTCTGCAATTCACCTACGCACCGGCGCGTTATGCCAATGAGGACGTGCTGTTCTGCGCGATTCTCGATGTAACCGCGCGGCATGCGCTTGAACAGCACCTGCGGCTCGCGCAGCAGAGTTCGGAAACCATGATGCGGGCACGCTCCAATTTCTTCGCGTCGATGAGCCACGAAATCCGCACGCCGTTGAATGCGCTGCTGGGCAATCTCGAACTATTCGCGCGCACGCCCGGGCTCGAAGCCCATGCACAGCGCCTTACCACGCTGGGCGTGGCGGCCGACGCGTTGCGCCGCATCGTCAACGACATTCTCGACTTTTCGAAGATCGACGCCGGCGAGATGAGGCTCACGAGCGAATCGTTCCGTCCGATCGACGACTTCGAAAACATCGCGCTCTCCTACGCGTCGATGACAGCGGATCGCGCGATCCGTTTTTATTCGCATCTGTCACCGACGCTTGACCAGTTGCTGCGCGGCGACCGCACGCGCATCGCGCAGATCGTCAACAACCTGCTGAGCAATGCGTTCAAATTCACCTCGTGCGGCAAGATCACGCTGAACGGGGAAGTGCAGGACGATCTGCAAGGCCGCCCGGTGCTGACGTTTCGGGTCTGCGATTCAGGGATCGGCATGGATCAGACGCTGGTCGCGCGCATCTTCAATCCGTTCGAACAGGGCGAGACGAGCACGTCGAGCCGTTATGGCGGCACCGGACTCGGTCTGTCGATCTGTGCGCGGCTGTGCGAACTGATGGGCGGGCATATTTCGGTCGAGAGCGTGCTTGGCGTGGGGAGTGCGTTTAGCGTCTCGATACCGCTTGCGCCACCGCCTGATGAGTTGCGTGCGCCGGCTGTCGAACCCGCACGTCGTGGCAATGCGCTGGTGCTGTGTCAGGAGCGCGAGTCGGGGCAGATACTCGAGCGCTGGTTCCGTCGCGCGGGTTGGGCGGTGCATACGTTGACCCCCCTGCGCGGCGCAGAGGCATGGTTGCGCGTGAACCGGCCAGAGGTGATGGCGGTGAGCGGCGAATACAGCCTCGAGGCCATTGCGGCGTTGCGCGCGGTGCAGGCTGTCGGTGTGGTGTGGATCACGCGCACCGGACCGCATCGCCCGACCGTGCGCGGCGAGGGGGTGCTTGAAGCCAGTGAATTCAGCCGCACGGCGATTTTGTCGGCAGTTGATATGGCGGCAGAGGGTGGCGGTGGCGCGGACAGTGTTGCAGCGCTGCCTGGCGACGCCGCCGTGGCGCCACAGCCTGCGGTCAATCCGGCGTTGCAGGGCCTGACAGTTCTGGTTGCCGAAGATAACCCGTTGATCCAGACCTTGATCGTGGAGCAACTCGATGCACTCGGTTGCGTGCCGACGATCGCGGGCGACGGGCGGCAAGCGTTGGTGGCATTCGAACAGGGGTGCTTCGACGTTGTACTGAGCGATATCCACATGCCGGTCATGGATGGATATGCGTTGCTGGTGGCATTGCGCAAAGCGCACGAGGATTTGCCGGTGCTGGCCTTTAGCGCGGTCACGGACGGCCAGCAGCAGGAAGGCTGGCGCGAGCGCGGCTTTACCGGTTATGTCGCGAAGCCGGCCTCGCTGGGTGAACTGGAGGCGGCGTTGCTCGCGGTGGTGTCGGCGGGGTTGCCGCCAGCGGCGGTGGCAGGGGCGGGGGCAGCGGCGACAACATCAGGCGCGCAGAAGCAGACGCAGACACAGGCAGGTCCAGCGGTCTCGGCCACGCCTATTGCCAGCGCAACCATCGACCCCGCCGCTGCGCTCAACGCGGACGACAAGACGCGTTACATGGCGATGCTCAAGGAGCACCTGCAAGACGATTTGCCGAGGCTGCTGGCGATTGTCGACCAGGAAGACAAGGATGCATTGGCCGGCTGGGCGCATAGCGCCGGGGGCGGATTCCTCGTCGTCCAGGAGCGGCAGTTCGCGCAGCAATGCCGCGAACTGCAGCGGCTATGCGAGAACAGCGAGCGTTGGACGACGGAGATGGACGAGCGCGCGATCTCGCTGCATGAAGCGGTATGCGATCACTTCGGACTGGACGAAGAATCGATGCATTGA
- a CDS encoding PAS domain-containing methyl-accepting chemotaxis protein, translating into MRNNRPATEQEYEFASSQMLVSATDLTGRIQYCNPAFIAVSGYTREELIGQPHNLIRHPDMPREAFADMWTTIRDGRPWTALVKNRRKNGDHYWVHANVTPVVEKGAIVGYLSVRVKPARETVRAADALYARIRTGESRAFKLHRGVVVRTGMLGRVQALMRLPVATRAAVGYAITPLALLLTGLAAWQGAPPVPFWIAFGVTAAFSLLSWRMLTRQLGKPIRDMSGFATRLAAGDLTADLMIARHDDLGDVLQALNQLKANLAAIVYDVRAQITGMLDNAREISSGNVDLARRTELQAASLEETAATMEELTTTVQANADASVRALDLAKDAQAAAAVGGKIAGQVEQTMAGITAASKRIADITGVIDGIAFQTNILALNAAVEAARAGEAGRSFAVVAGEVRMLAQRCAASSKEIKSVVEASATEVALGTELVARTTSQMRVIDEAVSRVSSIIVEVANASSEQAEGIRQVNQAVSHLDGATQQNAALVEQAAATAQRLAEQADVLDEAVRLFTVADATPARRTTQPPQQKATHKTQAHPARASAHEVGQEELTLI; encoded by the coding sequence ATGCGCAACAACCGGCCTGCCACCGAGCAAGAGTACGAATTCGCTTCGTCACAGATGCTTGTTTCCGCGACCGACCTCACCGGCCGCATCCAGTATTGCAATCCGGCCTTCATCGCCGTCTCGGGCTACACGCGCGAAGAACTGATCGGCCAGCCGCACAACCTGATCCGTCATCCCGACATGCCGCGTGAAGCCTTCGCCGACATGTGGACAACGATCCGCGACGGTCGCCCGTGGACCGCGCTCGTCAAGAACCGGCGCAAGAACGGCGACCATTACTGGGTACATGCGAATGTCACGCCGGTCGTCGAGAAAGGCGCGATAGTGGGCTATTTGAGCGTGCGCGTGAAACCCGCACGCGAGACGGTGCGCGCCGCCGATGCGTTGTACGCGCGAATCCGCACTGGCGAGTCGCGGGCGTTCAAACTGCATCGCGGCGTGGTGGTGCGCACGGGCATGCTCGGTCGCGTGCAAGCACTGATGCGTCTGCCCGTCGCGACGCGTGCGGCGGTCGGCTATGCGATCACGCCGTTGGCTTTGCTGCTGACCGGGCTCGCTGCATGGCAAGGCGCGCCGCCGGTGCCGTTCTGGATTGCATTCGGCGTCACCGCCGCATTCAGCCTACTATCCTGGCGGATGCTGACGCGGCAACTCGGCAAACCGATTCGCGACATGTCCGGCTTCGCGACCCGCCTCGCCGCAGGCGACCTGACCGCCGATCTAATGATCGCGCGTCATGACGATCTCGGCGACGTGCTGCAAGCATTGAATCAACTGAAAGCCAATCTTGCGGCGATCGTTTATGACGTGCGCGCGCAAATTACCGGCATGCTCGACAACGCGCGTGAAATCTCCAGCGGCAATGTCGACCTCGCGCGTCGCACCGAATTGCAGGCGGCGTCGCTCGAAGAAACGGCGGCCACCATGGAGGAACTGACCACCACCGTGCAGGCCAACGCCGACGCCAGCGTGCGCGCGCTCGATCTCGCGAAGGACGCGCAAGCGGCGGCAGCCGTCGGCGGCAAGATCGCGGGCCAGGTCGAGCAGACCATGGCCGGCATCACGGCGGCGTCGAAGCGCATTGCGGACATCACGGGCGTGATCGACGGCATCGCTTTCCAGACCAACATCCTGGCGCTGAATGCCGCCGTCGAAGCGGCGCGCGCGGGCGAAGCGGGCCGCTCGTTCGCGGTCGTCGCGGGCGAAGTACGGATGCTGGCGCAACGGTGCGCGGCGTCGTCGAAGGAGATCAAATCGGTGGTCGAGGCGAGTGCCACCGAAGTGGCGCTCGGCACGGAACTGGTTGCACGCACGACCTCGCAGATGCGCGTGATCGATGAAGCGGTGAGCCGCGTGTCGTCGATCATTGTCGAAGTGGCGAATGCAAGCAGCGAGCAGGCGGAAGGGATTCGCCAGGTCAATCAGGCGGTCTCGCATCTCGACGGCGCCACGCAGCAGAACGCGGCACTGGTCGAGCAGGCGGCAGCCACGGCGCAACGTCTCGCGGAACAGGCCGACGTGCTGGACGAAGCGGTGCGCCTTTTCACCGTCGCCGATGCCACGCCCGCACGGCGCACGACGCAGCCACCGCAGCAGAAAGCCACGCACAAAACGCAGGCGCATCCCGCGCGCGCGTCAGCGCACGAAGTCGGGCAGGAAGAATTGACATTAATCTGA
- a CDS encoding LysE family translocator gives MLSSSAIALLAVGIVVVLITPGPTNTLLAAAGLRQGVRRSLPLIAAELAGYLLSISVWGHFLAQAAHALPWLPSLVRVAAGVYIAYLAVDMWRAAVALPDSTQRASGLRTLFVATLLNPKGLLFAGTIFPAIAFAHVAAYATAMLMFACLLVPIALAWIAFGAALGSGKLTWLNPVKMQRGASIMLGVFSLSLAWTALH, from the coding sequence ATGCTTTCCTCGTCTGCTATCGCATTGCTGGCTGTCGGCATTGTCGTCGTGCTGATTACGCCGGGTCCCACCAATACACTGCTCGCGGCGGCCGGTTTGCGCCAGGGCGTGCGGCGTTCGTTGCCGCTGATCGCCGCTGAACTGGCCGGCTATCTTCTGTCGATTTCAGTGTGGGGACATTTTCTCGCGCAAGCCGCGCACGCGTTGCCATGGTTGCCTTCGCTAGTGCGCGTAGCGGCCGGCGTGTACATCGCGTATCTCGCTGTGGATATGTGGCGCGCGGCGGTGGCCTTGCCCGATTCGACGCAGCGCGCGAGCGGCTTGCGCACACTATTCGTCGCGACGCTGCTCAACCCGAAAGGCTTGCTGTTCGCCGGAACGATCTTTCCCGCCATCGCGTTCGCGCATGTTGCCGCCTATGCCACGGCGATGCTGATGTTCGCCTGCCTGCTGGTGCCGATCGCGCTTGCGTGGATCGCGTTTGGCGCGGCGCTCGGTAGCGGCAAACTCACCTGGCTCAATCCGGTGAAGATGCAGCGCGGCGCCTCGATCATGCTGGGCGTGTTTTCCTTGTCGCTCGCGTGGACGGCGCTGCATTAA
- a CDS encoding DedA family protein/thiosulfate sulfurtransferase GlpE: MLHDLVEQYGPALVFANVLAASIGLPVPAMPSLVLFGAMAAMHPGSVGTQLMPVLVLSIFATLIGDSAWYLAGRIYGGNTLKTICRLSLSRDTCVKKTERFFGRWGVRVLAVAKFVPGLSIVSIPMAGAMGARYRTFLTYDSIGAALWSGTGLIIGALFARQIDMLFAIAGRLGRTAALVAVALLLLYAAYRWIRRRQLISKLATQRIEVDELAALVAAGKAPVMFDIRSQEKRALDPFVIPGSQFADERQLDEIVATYPHDQKVVIYCSCPNEISAAWMAKQMNEAGFADVLPLRGGMEAWRDSGKAVDSLPGTPPPEVAVDDDIAPKAV; encoded by the coding sequence ATGCTACATGATCTCGTCGAGCAATATGGCCCGGCGCTCGTCTTCGCCAACGTGCTGGCCGCCTCGATCGGGCTGCCGGTGCCGGCGATGCCGTCGCTCGTGCTGTTCGGGGCGATGGCAGCCATGCATCCCGGGTCAGTGGGCACGCAGCTGATGCCGGTCCTGGTGTTGTCGATATTCGCCACACTGATCGGCGACAGCGCCTGGTATCTCGCCGGCCGTATTTACGGCGGCAACACGCTGAAAACGATCTGCCGTCTTTCGCTGTCACGCGACACCTGCGTAAAAAAGACCGAACGCTTTTTCGGCCGGTGGGGCGTGCGCGTGCTGGCCGTGGCGAAGTTCGTGCCGGGCCTGTCGATCGTGTCGATTCCGATGGCCGGCGCCATGGGTGCCCGCTACCGCACGTTTCTCACTTACGACAGCATCGGCGCCGCCTTGTGGTCGGGTACCGGTTTGATCATCGGCGCGCTGTTCGCGCGGCAGATCGACATGCTGTTCGCGATCGCCGGACGCCTTGGCCGCACCGCCGCGCTGGTGGCCGTCGCGTTGCTGTTGCTGTATGCGGCGTATCGCTGGATTCGCCGGCGCCAGCTGATTTCCAAGCTCGCGACCCAGCGAATCGAAGTCGACGAGCTGGCGGCGCTGGTCGCGGCCGGCAAAGCGCCGGTGATGTTCGACATCCGCTCGCAGGAAAAACGCGCGCTCGATCCGTTTGTGATTCCGGGCTCGCAATTCGCCGACGAGCGGCAACTCGACGAGATCGTTGCAACGTACCCGCACGATCAGAAGGTAGTGATTTACTGTTCATGCCCAAATGAAATATCCGCGGCATGGATGGCCAAACAGATGAACGAAGCCGGCTTCGCCGACGTGCTGCCGCTACGCGGCGGCATGGAAGCCTGGCGCGATTCGGGCAAAGCGGTGGACTCGCTGCCCGGCACGCCGCCGCCCGAGGTAGCGGTCGACGACGATATCGCGCCGAAGGCCGTGTAG
- a CDS encoding winged helix-turn-helix domain-containing protein: protein MKTLPLSAARTLHLAAQGLLTPPRRKAVKADVLDAIRRMAQLQIDTIHVVARSPYLVLFSRLGAYPQQWLDEHLAEGKLFEYWSHEACFVLTEDYGLLRHRMLDPSGMGWKYAAEWHKKHRKEIDKLLAHIRATGPVRSADFAREAGTSNGWWDWKPEKRHLEVLFAIGQLMVAERRNFHRVYDLTERVLPDWDDARDLQPREAVAEEALRRTCRALGVVRADWVADYYRLPRRPYRDDLRALADQGELIPVQVEGWKQDTFVRHDFAPMIDDAATGKLVSTVTTVLSPFDPVVWDRKRAAALFDFDYAIECYTPAAKRKYGYFVLPLLSRGRLVGRVDAKAHRTSGVFELKSLHIEPGVRLSARLAGDLRRALQRCADWHGTPQLEIASAPPEWLEALSVDSRMEA, encoded by the coding sequence GTGAAGACTCTTCCGCTATCCGCCGCGCGCACCCTGCATCTGGCCGCGCAAGGTTTGCTGACGCCGCCGCGCCGCAAGGCCGTCAAAGCCGACGTGCTCGACGCGATCCGCCGCATGGCGCAATTGCAGATCGACACGATCCACGTCGTCGCGCGCAGTCCGTATCTGGTGCTGTTCAGCCGGCTTGGCGCATATCCGCAGCAATGGCTCGACGAGCATCTCGCCGAAGGCAAGCTGTTCGAATACTGGTCGCATGAAGCCTGTTTCGTCCTGACCGAAGACTACGGCCTGCTGCGTCACCGCATGCTCGACCCGAGCGGCATGGGGTGGAAATACGCGGCCGAGTGGCACAAGAAGCATCGCAAGGAAATCGACAAACTGCTCGCGCATATCCGTGCGACGGGTCCCGTGCGTTCAGCGGACTTCGCCCGCGAGGCGGGCACGAGCAACGGCTGGTGGGACTGGAAGCCGGAAAAGCGCCACCTGGAAGTCCTGTTCGCGATCGGGCAATTGATGGTGGCCGAGCGGCGCAATTTTCATCGTGTCTACGATCTGACCGAGCGCGTGCTACCGGACTGGGACGACGCGCGCGACCTGCAGCCGCGCGAAGCCGTTGCCGAAGAGGCGTTGCGCCGGACCTGCCGCGCGCTTGGCGTTGTGCGCGCCGATTGGGTCGCCGATTACTACCGGCTGCCGCGCCGCCCCTATCGCGACGATCTGCGTGCGCTCGCCGATCAGGGCGAGCTGATCCCGGTGCAGGTGGAGGGCTGGAAGCAGGACACCTTCGTCCGTCACGATTTCGCTCCGATGATCGACGACGCAGCGACCGGCAAGCTCGTTTCAACCGTCACTACGGTACTGTCGCCGTTCGATCCAGTGGTGTGGGACCGCAAGCGCGCCGCCGCGCTTTTCGACTTCGACTATGCGATCGAATGCTATACACCGGCTGCGAAGCGCAAATACGGCTACTTCGTGTTGCCGCTTTTGAGCCGGGGGCGCCTGGTGGGTCGCGTGGATGCGAAAGCGCATCGGACCAGCGGCGTGTTCGAACTGAAATCGCTGCACATCGAACCCGGTGTGCGGCTCAGCGCAAGGCTTGCAGGCGATCTGCGCCGCGCCCTGCAGCGCTGTGCGGACTGGCACGGCACGCCGCAACTGGAAATCGCATCTGCGCCGCCGGAGTGGCTTGAGGCGTTGAGCGTAGACAGCCGAATGGAAGCGTGA
- a CDS encoding LysR family transcriptional regulator, producing the protein MNWDNARFFLAVARTGTLRGAAAQLAVDQATVGRRIAALEESLSATLFLRTPAMFVLTPAAEALLGAAETMEQAALSIERRIAGLDDRLAGTIRVATTDSLGKHFVVPAIAKVRRVHPGIEIVCVTSAQITNLTRREADVAIRTLRPDAPDLIARKLAQLEMGIYASREYLAARGEPREGEAFEGHDLVVYQQPVAPSMWGALCGEPTSRGRVVFQTQSTAMLFEAALAGFGIAELPRFRADDEPELVRVMPHRADPFDVWMVAHADLYKTARIQVLIAAVAEEFVGAR; encoded by the coding sequence ATTAACTGGGACAACGCACGATTTTTTCTCGCCGTAGCGCGCACGGGAACGCTGCGCGGCGCGGCGGCGCAACTCGCTGTCGATCAGGCGACGGTCGGCCGGCGGATCGCCGCGCTCGAAGAGTCGCTCTCGGCGACGCTGTTTCTGCGCACTCCCGCCATGTTCGTGCTGACGCCCGCTGCCGAAGCGTTGCTCGGGGCGGCGGAGACGATGGAGCAGGCGGCCTTATCGATCGAGCGGCGGATTGCCGGACTCGACGATCGACTGGCGGGCACGATCCGCGTCGCCACCACCGATTCGCTCGGCAAACACTTCGTAGTGCCGGCCATCGCCAAAGTACGGCGGGTGCATCCGGGCATCGAGATCGTCTGCGTGACGTCCGCGCAGATCACCAATCTGACGCGGCGTGAAGCGGACGTGGCAATCCGCACGCTGCGGCCCGATGCGCCCGACCTGATCGCGCGCAAGCTCGCGCAGCTGGAGATGGGCATTTACGCGTCGCGCGAATACCTTGCCGCACGCGGCGAGCCGCGCGAGGGCGAGGCGTTCGAGGGTCACGATCTGGTGGTGTATCAACAGCCGGTCGCGCCGTCGATGTGGGGGGCGTTGTGCGGCGAGCCGACTTCGCGCGGGCGTGTCGTGTTCCAGACGCAATCCACGGCGATGCTGTTCGAAGCGGCGCTTGCCGGATTCGGTATCGCCGAGCTGCCGCGTTTTCGTGCCGATGACGAACCGGAACTGGTGCGCGTGATGCCGCATCGAGCGGACCCATTTGACGTCTGGATGGTCGCGCACGCCGATCTGTACAAGACCGCGCGGATCCAGGTGCTGATTGCGGCGGTGGCGGAGGAATTCGTAGGGGCGCGTTGA
- a CDS encoding FAD-dependent oxidoreductase: protein MLSTQEAEGQQQTVVADAPFSSLSTRMHQMFPELTCAEIDRLRRFGEMGHWEAGELLFETGYTGPGMFVILNGRVKIYQRDGIGREVLIAEHGAKHFLAEVGQLSGRPALVNGMALSPVDALLIPPEKLRALIVAEAELGERIMRALILRRVSLIEKGAGGPILIGNSSDARLVMLQGFLSRNGHPHSVIDERDEDALRLIEQFAAQKEDMPLVICPDGSVLRHPSMPELATCLGLLPDLDDSHVYDVAIVGAGPAGLATAVYAASEGLSVIVLDSRAPGGQAGASSRIENYLGFPTGISGQALAGRAFVQAQKFGAHVAIPVHVKALQCAESPYRLDLKCGGQITSRTIVIASGAVYRRPAIEGLDRFDGRGVYYWASPVEAKLCKRQEIVLVGGGNSAGQAIVYLATHAAKVHVLIRRSGFEATMSRYLIDRIRSLPNVVVHPHSEIGGLEADEIGLASVALKKPLPDGTRSFDTRHLFLFTGADPNTDWLRTCGVQLDEKGFVLTGTSVDGSSVCDLATTVEGVYAIGDARAGSTKRVAAAVGEGAAVVAQIHQLLAVSAGEAVALGA from the coding sequence ATGCTGTCGACTCAAGAAGCAGAAGGGCAACAACAAACCGTCGTCGCCGACGCGCCGTTTTCGTCGCTCTCGACGCGTATGCATCAGATGTTCCCCGAACTCACGTGCGCGGAAATCGATCGTCTGCGCCGGTTCGGCGAGATGGGCCACTGGGAAGCGGGTGAACTGCTGTTCGAGACCGGCTACACCGGCCCGGGCATGTTCGTGATATTGAATGGGCGCGTGAAGATTTATCAGCGCGATGGCATCGGGCGCGAAGTCCTGATTGCTGAGCACGGTGCCAAACATTTTCTCGCCGAAGTCGGTCAGTTGTCCGGGCGGCCCGCGCTGGTCAACGGCATGGCCCTCAGCCCGGTCGACGCGTTATTGATTCCGCCGGAAAAGCTGCGCGCGCTGATTGTCGCCGAGGCCGAACTGGGCGAGCGCATCATGCGCGCGCTGATTTTGCGGCGCGTATCGCTGATCGAGAAAGGCGCGGGCGGCCCGATTCTGATCGGCAACAGCAGCGACGCCCGGCTCGTTATGTTGCAAGGCTTCCTGTCACGCAACGGTCATCCTCACTCGGTCATCGACGAACGCGATGAAGACGCGCTGCGTCTGATCGAGCAATTCGCCGCGCAGAAAGAAGACATGCCGCTGGTGATCTGTCCGGACGGCTCGGTGCTGCGCCATCCGAGCATGCCGGAGCTCGCCACCTGCCTCGGCCTGCTGCCCGATCTCGACGATTCGCATGTGTACGACGTCGCGATCGTCGGCGCGGGACCGGCCGGCCTTGCTACGGCCGTGTATGCGGCCTCCGAAGGCCTCTCGGTGATCGTGCTCGACAGCCGCGCGCCAGGGGGTCAGGCGGGCGCCAGTTCGCGGATCGAAAACTATCTCGGCTTTCCGACCGGCATCTCCGGTCAGGCGCTGGCGGGCCGTGCGTTCGTGCAGGCGCAGAAATTCGGCGCGCATGTCGCGATTCCGGTCCATGTGAAGGCCTTGCAGTGCGCGGAATCGCCGTATCGGCTGGATCTCAAGTGCGGCGGCCAGATCACCTCCCGCACCATCGTGATCGCGAGCGGCGCGGTCTACCGGCGCCCGGCGATCGAAGGGCTGGACCGCTTCGACGGGCGCGGCGTCTACTACTGGGCGTCGCCGGTCGAGGCCAAGCTGTGCAAGCGCCAGGAGATCGTGCTCGTGGGCGGCGGCAATTCAGCGGGCCAGGCAATCGTCTATCTGGCGACGCACGCTGCCAAGGTCCATGTGTTGATCCGCCGAAGCGGTTTTGAAGCCACCATGTCGCGCTATCTGATCGACCGGATCCGCTCGCTGCCGAACGTAGTCGTGCATCCGCATTCGGAAATCGGCGGGCTCGAGGCGGATGAAATCGGACTGGCATCGGTCGCGCTGAAAAAACCGCTGCCGGACGGCACCCGGAGCTTCGATACGCGGCATCTGTTCCTTTTCACCGGCGCGGATCCGAATACCGACTGGCTGCGCACCTGCGGCGTGCAGCTCGACGAGAAGGGCTTCGTGCTGACTGGCACCAGCGTGGACGGCTCGTCCGTCTGCGATCTCGCTACGACTGTCGAGGGCGTGTATGCAATCGGCGACGCCCGCGCCGGGTCGACGAAACGCGTCGCGGCGGCGGTCGGAGAAGGCGCGGCGGTGGTCGCGCAAATCCATCAACTGCTGGCGGTATCGGCAGGGGAAGCGGTCGCTTTGGGGGCTTGA